In one Diprion similis isolate iyDipSimi1 chromosome 6, iyDipSimi1.1, whole genome shotgun sequence genomic region, the following are encoded:
- the LOC124406683 gene encoding nose resistant to fluoxetine protein 6-like — MFPHLNVLVVVLFVTLMISLGFASMEMGTSIHGSDQTRMWIKRIVRSSRGPWIEGFKSFLNTSESSCADEVAVFIEAIESDQEWALQMLDASSSLQSGLMKGNFRDIGMYDECIEVNEQYNHLGIRAKHCMVSLGSMSPDLSAIIDIDYVRIFSSICLPSSCNETHVEQIINAIIANTPAINDLEFETSTASCAQVGSDDLSAGEIYTLIFVVAVIAFMIACTVCDFASRRKPTEASSLMNTLSKFSLYTNALAVLSTEVKPDSLQSLDGIRVLSMCWVVLGHRFLTSSIRPIVNLFEVYEWSNSWTSLYLEAAPLAVETFFVVGGFLMAYLLLKTMKSGKRINWPLLYLRRYLRLTPSLAVVILFVSFLTNRFGNGPVWRTSLTAGVEGCKKNGWFNLLYLQNLINPENSCLMHTWYLAADMQLFWISPIVIYPLYRWPKHGIRILYFFILASIVAPTVVLIINGYTNRIITMDVDLGKIVVNDFIDFYMTTYNRACAYFLGILLGYDVATKKRQLTKVNVSINWIVTAVLFLFCACATHFNYNKDFVDNRLLEVVLVVTLRPCWSIAIAWIIYACTQGYGGPVNRFLSAPFFRPLSRLSYSIYLLHFSIQSQRNAVARTPVSFSNSLIIYEYLIDLALSIVAAFVFTLFFESPFVVLAKIFDNPKSESNQVTLARGTTKDLPAKNPEIRNKSRKKD; from the exons ATGTTTCCTCATCTAAACGTACTCGTGGTAGTACTTTTCGTGACTTTGATGATAAGTTTGGGCTTTGCATCCATGGAAATGGGTACATCTATCCATGGCTCGGACCAGACCAGGATGTGGATCAAAAGGATTGTTAGATCTTCACGAGGGCCATGGATAGAAGGTTTCAAATCGTTTCTTAACACCTCTGAATCTTCCTGTGCGGACGAAGTCGCGGTGTTTATCGAAGCCATCGAATCTGACCAAGAATGGGCCTTGCAAA TGTTGGATGCCTCGTCGAGTTTGCAATCAGGACTTATGAAAGGAAACTTTAGAGACATCGGAATGTACGACGAGTGCATCGAAGTCAATGAGCAATACAACCACCTCGGTATCCGGGCTAAGCACTGCATGGTTTCTCTGGGTTCGATGTCTCCCGATCTATCTGCGATTATCGATATAGATTATGTCcgcattttttcatcaatttgtcTTCCATCGTCGTGCAACGAGACGCATGTTGAGCAGATCATTAATGCCATTATCGCAAACACACCAGCCATTAACGATCTAGAATTTGAAACAAGTACCGCGTCCTGTGCGCAAGTGGGATCTGATGACTTGAGTGCTGGAGAAATTTACACACT AATTTTTGTCGTCGCCGTTATCGCATTTATGATTGCTTGTACAGTCTGCGATTTTGCGAGCAGACGCAAGCCGACAGAAGCATCTAGTTTGATGAATACGCTGTCAAAATTCTCTCTCTACACCAATGCACTCGCTGTGTTAAGCACGGAAGTAAAACCTGATAGCCTGCAATCGCTCGACGGTATCAGAGTTCTAAGTATGTGCTGGGTCGTACTGGGCCACCGTTTCCTCACTTCAAGCATCAGGCCGATTGTCAATCTATTCGAAGTCTATGAA TGGTCAAATTCATGGACATCTTTGTACCTGGAGGCTGCACCACTTGCTGTCGAGACCTTCTTTGTAGTCGGCGGATTTTTGATGGCTTATCTGCTTCTTAAAACCATGAAATCGGGAAAACGAATTAATTGGCCACTGCTCTACCTTCGTCGTTACCTCAG ACTCACGCCATCCTTAGCAGTCGTCATTTTGTTCGTTTCATTTCTTACAAATCGTTTTGGAAACGGTCCCGTATGGAGAACTTCGCTTACTGCAGGCGTAGaaggttgcaaaaaaaatggGTGGTTCAATTTATTGTATCTTCAGAACTTGATTAATCCGGAGAATTCG TGTTTAATGCACACCTGGTACTTGGCTGCTGACATGCAACTCTTTTGGATATCGCCAATTGTCATATATCCACTGTACCGCTGGCCAAAACATGGAATCCgaatactttattttttcatcctcgcCTCGATTGTTGCACCAACCGTAGTTTTGATTATCAATGGTTACACTAACAGAATAATCACTATGGACGTGGATTTGGG AAAAATAGTCGTAAATGACTTCATCGACTTCTATATGACGACTTACAATCGAGCCTGCGCCTACTTTCTCGGAATCTTATTGGGTTACGACGTAGCGACTAAGAAGAGGCAGCTTACGAAG GTGAACGTATCGATCAACTGGATTGTAACCGCTGTTCTTTTCCTATTTTGTGCGTGCGCTACTCATTTCAACTACAACAAGGATTTTGTCGACAACCGTTTATTGGAAGTTGTACTCGTAGTCACGTTACGTCCATGTTGGTCGATTGCCATTGCTTGGATCATTTATGCATGCACTCAGGGATATGGAG gcCCCGTTAACAGATTTTTGTCCGCGCCGTTCTTTCGGCCCCTCAGTCGGTTATCGTATTCTATTTACTTGTTGCATTTTTCGATCCAATCTCAGAGGAATGCTGTTGCACGGACTCCCGTgtcgttttcaaattctttgatt ATTTATGAGTATTTGATTGATTTGGCGCTTTCGATCGTCGCGGCCTTCGTCTTCACCTTATTCTTCGAATCTCCATTCGTTGtgttggcgaaaattttcgacaatccCAAATCAGAGTCTAACCAAGTCACTCTGGCGCGAGGCACGACCAAGGATCTGCCGGCCAAAAacccagaaattcgaa